Proteins found in one Pelmatolapia mariae isolate MD_Pm_ZW linkage group LG7, Pm_UMD_F_2, whole genome shotgun sequence genomic segment:
- the adal gene encoding adenosine deaminase-like protein — MDNDAVFYRELPKVELHAHLNGSVSAQTIEKLISRKPHLNIEHSMTAIGKGQRRTLDECFEVFRVIHKLVDTEEDILMVATDVIKEFAADGVKYLELRSTPREERDTGLTKKTYIETVIKAIQKCKEEGVDIDVRFLVAIDRRNGTEVALETVNLAEEFMLSSDGLVVGVDLSGDPTVGHGKDLLPALQKAKNSGLKLSLHLSEIPSQLDESDLLLSLPPDRIGHGTFLHPEVGGSQSLVDKVVQKKIPIELCLTSNVKGNTVPCYSKHHFKYWYELGHPTVLCTDDKGVFCTDLSQEYQLAASTFGLSHEAVWKLSQQAIDCIFGPETVKQQLKEKWNDLHPQLFK; from the exons ATGGACAATGATGCTGTCTTTTATCGGGAGCTGCCAAAAGTG GAGCTTCACGCTCACCTCAATGGTTCTGTCAGCGCGCAAACCATCGAGAAGCTTATCAGCCGAAAGCCACATCTCAACATTGAACACAGCATGACTGCCATCGGCAAAGGACAGCGGAGGACTCTGGATGA GTGCTTTGAAGTCTTCAGGGTCATCCACAAGTTGGTGGACACTGAGGAGGATATCCTGATG GTGGCTACAGATGTTATCAAAGAGTTTGCAGCTGATGGTGTCAAATATTTAGAGTTAAGAAGCACACCACGTGAAGAGAGAGATACAG GACTGACAAAGAAGACTTACATTGAAACGGTCATCAAAGCCATCCAGAAGTGTAAGGAggagggagtggacattgatgTCAG GTTTCTGGTAGCCATTGACCGCAGGAATGGGACTGAAGTTGCCTTGGAGACGGTGAATTTGGCTGAGGAGTTCATGCTGTCATCTGATGGTTTAGTGGTGGGAGTTGACCTCAGTGGAGATCCAACG GTGGGCCATGGCAAAGATCTGCTTCCTGCCCTACAGAAGGCCAAAAACTCTGGACTGAAGTTGTCACTGCATCTCTCAGAA ATTCCATCACAGCTGGATGAATCAGATTTGCTGTTGAGTCTTCCTCCTGACAGAATCGGTCATGGCACCTTCTTACATCCTGAAGTCGGTGGATCTCAAAGCCTCGTTGACAAAGTGGTTCAGAAAAAGATACCAATAG agCTGTGCCTGACATCAAATGTGAAAGGCAACACTGTGCCGTGTTACTCCAAACATCATTTCAAGTACTGGTACGAGCTGGGACACCCAACTGTACTTTGC ACCGACGATAAAGGAGTCTTCTGTACGGACTTGTCTCAGGAATATCAGCTGGCAGCTTCCACATTCGGTCTCAGTCATGAAGCCGTGTGGAAGCTCTCTCAGCAGGCCATAGACTGCATCTTCGGACCAGAGACTGTGAAGCAGCAGCTTAAAGAGAAGTGGAATGACTTACATCCTCAGCTTTTCAAGTGA
- the LOC134632356 gene encoding tyrosine-protein kinase CSK-like, which translates to MTEVQNPWPQGTECVARYNFKGTTEQDLPFNKGDVLTIIVVTKDPNWYKAKNSAGREGTIPANYVQKREGVKSGGKLSLMPWFHGKITRDQAERLLNPPETGLFLVRESTNFPGDYTLCVSCDGKVEHYRIIYHNGKLTIDEEVYFENLMQLVEHYTKDADGLCTKLIKPKLEEGTVAAQDEFSRSGWSLSRKDLKLQQVIGKGEFGDVMVGDYRGTKVAVKCIKNDATAQAFIAEASVMTQLRHDNLVQLLGVIVEENGSLFIVTEYMAKGCLVDYLRSRGRTVLGGEALLHFALDVCEAMAYLETNNFVHRDLAARNVLVSEDNMAKVSDFGLTKEASSTQDTAKLPVKWTAPEALREKKFSTKSDVWSYGILLWEIYSFGRVPYPRIPLKDVVPRVEKGYKMDCPDGCPEVVYNIMKQCWNLDPAARPSFQMLKEWLQHITQGMGKRQ; encoded by the exons ATGACAGAGGTCCAG AACCCATGGCCGCAGGGCACAGAGTGTGTGGCCAGGTACAACTTCAAAGGCACAACAGAGCAGGACCTGCCCTTTAACAAAGGAGACGTGTTGACTATCATTGTTGTCACAAAg GATCCAAACTGGTACAAGGCTAAAAATTCTGCAGGCCGCGAGGGAACGATCCCAGCCAACTATGTCCAGAAAAGGGAAGGTGTGAAAAGTGGGGGGAAGCTGAGTCTAATGCC ATGGTTTCATGGCAAGATAACTCGGGATCAGGCAGAGCGGTTGCTTAACCCCCCTGAGACAGGCCTGTTCTTGGTGCGGGAAAGCACTAACTTCCCTGGCGACTACACTCTGTGTGTGAGCTGCGACGGTAAGGTGGAGCACTATCGCATCATCTACCACAATGGCAAGCTCACCATCGATGAAGAGGTCTATTTTGAAAACCTCATGCAGCTTGTAGAG CACTACACCAAAGATGCTGATGGCCTCTGCACCAAACTAATCAAGCCAAAGCTGGAGGAAGGGACGGTGGCTGCGCAGGATGAATTTTCCAGGA GCGGCTGGTCGTTGAGCAGAAAAGACCTCAAGCTGCAGCAGGTTATTGGAAAAGGAGAATTTGGAG ATGTGATGGTGGGAGACTACAGAGGGACCAAAGTAGCTGTGAAGTGCATCAAAAATGACGCCACAGCGCAGGCCTTTATTGCAGAGGCTTCTGTCATGAC GCAACTACGGCATGATAACCTGGTACAGCTGCTTGGAGTGATTGTGGAAGAGAACGGAAGTCTTTTTATAGTTACTGAGTATATGGCAAAG ggCTGTTTGGTTGACTATTTACGTTCCAGAGGCCGGACAGTACTTGGTGGAGAAGCTCTCCTACATTTTGCATT AGACGTCTGTGAAGCCATGGCGTATCTGGAGACCAATAACTTTGTTCACCGAGATTTAGCCGCACGAAACGTTCTCGTGTCAGAGGACAACATGGCTAAAGTCAGTGATTTTGGCTTGACCAAGGAGGCCTCTTCCACTCAGGATACCGCTAAGCTCCCCGTGAAGTGGACGGCACCTGAAGCACTGAGAGAAAAG AAATTTTCCACCAAATCAGATGTTTGGAGCTACGGTATTTTGCTGTGGGAGATTTACTCTTTTGGCCGAGTTCCTTATCCGAGAATT CCATTAAAGGATGTAGTGCCTCGAGTGGAGAAAGGCTACAAAATGGACTGTCCTGACGGCTGTCCTGAAGTCGTGTATAACATCATGAAACAGTGCTGGAACCTGGATCCCGCCGCCCGACCAAGTTTTCAGATGTTGAAAGAGTGGCTTCAGCATATCACCCAAGGGATGGGAAAAAGACAATGA